The region TGAGCAACCGCTTCGCCGCACCGCCTGACGGTGCCGAACCTCTTCGCCCCTAGGGGCATGATGGATTTTACAAATGGCACAGATACTCACCCGCCGCGGCTTTCTGGCCGCTTCCGCCGGCATGGCCGCAGCCCTCGCCTTGCCGCGCCCGAGCCTTGCGCAAGCAACCGGCCTGACGCTGCAGGCCACCACCCGCACGCTGGACATCGATGGCCGCGCCGCCACCGTGTTCGGGCTGCTCAATGGCACTGGGACACCCGGCCTTGTGCTGGACCCGGGTCAGCGTTTCCGTCTTGACCTGACCAATGATCTGGCCGAGCCGACGATCATCCACTGGCACGGGCAGATCCCGCCGAACGCGCAGGATGGCGTGCCCGACATGCCGATGCCACTGCTGCAACCCGGCGAGACACGGTCCTATGACTATGACCCCGCCGCTGGCACACATTGGATGCACAGCCATGTGCCGTTGCAGGAAATGCGCCTTCTGGCCGCGCCGCTGATCGTTCGCCGGCCCGAGGATCTGCGCGCCAACCGGCAGGAGGTCACGATGTTCCTGCATGATTTCTCGTTCCGCACGCCCGAGGAGGTGCTGGACGAGATCAGGTCGGGTGCGGGTCACACTGGGGCCGGCGCGGCTGAGGAGGCGCAGGCCGCCGACCCCCATGCAGGCCACGACATGGGCGGAGGGACGACCATGTCCGGGATGCAGGGCATGGAGGACATGCCGATGCAAGGCATGGCCGGTATGGCGATGGATCTGAACGATTTCGATTTCGACGCCTACCTGGCCAATGACCGCACGCTGGCTGATCCCGAGGTCGTGCAGGTCGAAAAGGGCGGGCGGGTTCTGCTGCGCGTCATCAACGCGGCCGCCGCCACGGTGTTCTGGGTCGATTGCGGTGCGCTGCCCGGGCGGCTGGTCGCCGTGGACGGCCAGCCGGTGCAGCCGCTGTCGGGCGCGCGCTTTGGCGTCGCGATGGGCCAGCGTCTCGACCTGGAGCTTGACCTGCCAGCCGGGCAGGGCGCATGGCCGATCCTCGCGCGGCGCGAAGGCGCGCATGAGCGCACCGGCCTGATCCTCGCCACGGTCGGGGCCGAGGTGCCGATCATCTTGGGCCTAGCGGACGAGGCTGCGCCGGCCTTTGATGTGGATCTCGCACAGGAGGCAAGGTTGCGGGCGCTGTCGCCGCTGGATGAGCGGGTGGCCGATGCGACGCCGAT is a window of Paracoccus zhejiangensis DNA encoding:
- a CDS encoding multicopper oxidase family protein, with translation MAQILTRRGFLAASAGMAAALALPRPSLAQATGLTLQATTRTLDIDGRAATVFGLLNGTGTPGLVLDPGQRFRLDLTNDLAEPTIIHWHGQIPPNAQDGVPDMPMPLLQPGETRSYDYDPAAGTHWMHSHVPLQEMRLLAAPLIVRRPEDLRANRQEVTMFLHDFSFRTPEEVLDEIRSGAGHTGAGAAEEAQAADPHAGHDMGGGTTMSGMQGMEDMPMQGMAGMAMDLNDFDFDAYLANDRTLADPEVVQVEKGGRVLLRVINAAAATVFWVDCGALPGRLVAVDGQPVQPLSGARFGVAMGQRLDLELDLPAGQGAWPILARREGAHERTGLILATVGAEVPIILGLADEAAPAFDVDLAQEARLRALSPLDERVADATPMLMLGGQMQPYRWTINDRVFEDRVPVTARSGQRVEIAFHNMSMMGHPMHLHGHHFQVVAINGTRFAGALRDTVYVPPMSMVTVAVDAGEAAEWMLHCHHMPHLASGMMTTFAVSG